The genomic stretch GCGGAAATCCGAATCGCCGCCGATCCTTACGCCCACCTCCACGCACTTCCTCTGCGGCACCTCAGAGCGATGCGCTCGGGATCGCACGACACTCTACTTCGGACATTCTCGCATCCCGGAGACGCACGCGCGGTCGTCCACGTCCCGGATGGCGATCCCGCGCAAGGCCGCTGGAAGCCGGCTACCCCGCATCGAACCGTGGACGCGCTCGGCGGCTGGTACGACGCCGGCGACCAGATCAAGTTCACGCTGAATATCGCCTACACGACCTACCACCTCCTCCTCGCCTACGAACTCGCTCCCGAGTCGTTCGCCCGGGAGCACGCCCGTCTTCCGATCCCGGACATCCTCGACGAAGCCCGCCACGGCTTGGAGTTTCTCGCGCGGACGCTCCCGGACGCCGACACCTTCGTCATCCAAGTCGGAGATGCGCTCGACCACAAACAAGCCCACCGGCTTCCGGAGGACGATCCCCTCGACGGCCGTCGACCCGCCCTCTGCGCCCTGTCTCGCGTCCACATGGCCTCGGCCGTCGCGGCACTCGCCCGGGGCGCAAGGACGTTTCACGACATCCAACGTCACGACGACGCCACGCGCTGGGCATCGGCTGCACACGCCATCCACGAACGCATGCTCGGTCCCGGAACCATCGGCGTGGCATTCGAACGCGACACCGTGAACGACTTCTACCGCGATCCGACCGAAGACGATCAACGCGTGCTCGCGGCTGTGGAGATGCACCGCCTCACGGGCGACGAAGCATTCCTTCGAATCGCACGCGCATTCGACCTACGCGCCGGCCGCGAAGTGAGCTGGACGGAGTGGCACTGGCTCGCACACGCCTCCCTCGCCGCACAAGACACCGTCGCGGCGGCCCGCCTCCGGGAAGAAACGAACCGCTACCGGACTCACGCACGCGAATCGGGGCAACCGTGGGGAATCCCGGGCCGCTACACGTGGGCCAGCCTGCATCGTTGGATCGGCGCGGCCAACGCCACCCGTATCGCGGACGCCTTGCTCGAGGGAACTCCCGCGATTTCGACGGAACCCGACGTCTTCGACTCCACTCTCGACTACACCTTCGGACGCAACAACTGGGGCGTCTCGTTCCTGTTCGCCGAGTCACTCCCGAACTCCGTGCGGGAGATCTACAACCCGACCTATCACCTCCTCGGCGCGTTTCCCGTCGGCGCGCTCTCCGAAGGCCCCGGCGATCGGCGCACCCACGATGGGTTGAAACGGTACTTCCGACCACGACCCGCGAACGATCCAGCCGCACGCTTCAACACGACCGCAGCAGTCTTCCACGACGACGCGGGCGACTTCATGTGCCAAGAGAGCACGATCGTAGGACAAGCGGACATCGTCCTGATGCTGACGCTCGCACGGTTGCCTGCGACTCGTTCCGGAAAATGAAGCGGGTCTGACCGTCGCATGATGTACAAAACTAATGCATGAGTGCCGCATGCATGAAAACATCTCATTGTACAAGGAAGTCGATCCGTGTTGTAATGGGTCATGGGCACGGAAGTGAAAGTGGAGAAGAACGGCAGGCGCGTGAAGGTGAGCATCGAGGTGGAGTTCGCGGAGGATGCCGGGATGCTGGAGTGCGAGACGGCGATCCAGGATGCGCTCAATCAGGCGGGTTGCGAGCTGACGGTGGGCTGCCTGGAGCGTTACGACACCGACGGCTCGCCGATCGAGGTGGAGGGGGTGAAGCTCACCAGCAAGGGACTCACGCCGT from Opitutales bacterium ASA1 encodes the following:
- a CDS encoding glycoside hydrolase family 9 protein, which codes for MALCAISSAAKPPEIHPRWNQAGYTPERAKSILVMTSSDLAGRPWSISKVDTDASTDPVLEGRFLPSTVGAGPHTPLPFNHLVDFSSLRDEGRYRFQHAETTAEIRIAADPYAHLHALPLRHLRAMRSGSHDTLLRTFSHPGDARAVVHVPDGDPAQGRWKPATPHRTVDALGGWYDAGDQIKFTLNIAYTTYHLLLAYELAPESFAREHARLPIPDILDEARHGLEFLARTLPDADTFVIQVGDALDHKQAHRLPEDDPLDGRRPALCALSRVHMASAVAALARGARTFHDIQRHDDATRWASAAHAIHERMLGPGTIGVAFERDTVNDFYRDPTEDDQRVLAAVEMHRLTGDEAFLRIARAFDLRAGREVSWTEWHWLAHASLAAQDTVAAARLREETNRYRTHARESGQPWGIPGRYTWASLHRWIGAANATRIADALLEGTPAISTEPDVFDSTLDYTFGRNNWGVSFLFAESLPNSVREIYNPTYHLLGAFPVGALSEGPGDRRTHDGLKRYFRPRPANDPAARFNTTAAVFHDDAGDFMCQESTIVGQADIVLMLTLARLPATRSGK